The Candidatus Dechloromonas phosphoritropha genome includes a region encoding these proteins:
- a CDS encoding mechanosensitive ion channel: MTPNSPVCRPLKIRLLITLALLLLAGPGQAQIANFLTTKPKIEAAKGADAPAPVDPRAEAEKQLAEARGQQEAGRRESGTAPEAEELPTTERQRLLDRLVAAYGERLNLIDEADSLRKSALKLEDRSEQVAEFSGSPPYPTRRIDALRDELDLINDRLKHRKSNKRILETQKQSLIEAQRRAGEALRLAEDQLARAKDEQDIEKGRGNRELAALRLQLTEAELINIGIGLQTTQDEIQALGRFMKETESLVARVLPQQKLDKEDLEERQANLRAALSKLTTELDRRVAANTRRVTEREQLVKYLANKGEDVTDNRELKLADETLETDRVEMMALHWLQSILQYGIDGWTDRYVALNGDDAAARASALSALGAIKTEVDTRTPLVRELASAGQAAIDQQELRLKEALLDSEATARESAILETLKQRLRAIQRVDVAGERLNRLVARWLDDFGFSGTPGVPRDWKLIAARGAALMKQVWNFELFAVEDSTVVEGKTVTTSYGVTIGKSIGILLLYVFAYWLCSVLSRRLERLMVRRFAFDEQLASVTRRWIMIAVSVVLIVLVLNLARIPLTVFAFMGGALAIGIGFGTQTIIKNVISGIIILFERKIRVGDIVAIGGTTGHVTAVDLRASTVRSFDGIEALVPNSTFLENQVVNWTYSNSRIRREIRIGIAYGSPVHKAAEIITGCAEEHGEVIKDPAPEVFFDDFADNALLMSLVFWVELGPNMSRRRVDSDLRFMMEKRLAAAGISIPFPQRDVHLSIAESVPVRVMPTSDTGPETNTEPLPG, from the coding sequence GTGACTCCCAACTCTCCCGTCTGCCGCCCCCTCAAAATCCGTCTCCTCATCACCCTGGCGCTCCTGCTCCTTGCCGGCCCGGGACAGGCGCAGATTGCCAACTTTCTTACCACAAAGCCCAAGATCGAAGCGGCCAAGGGCGCAGACGCACCCGCGCCGGTCGACCCAAGGGCCGAGGCAGAGAAACAACTGGCCGAGGCGCGTGGCCAGCAGGAGGCCGGGCGGCGCGAAAGCGGCACGGCGCCGGAAGCCGAGGAACTGCCGACCACCGAGCGCCAGCGCCTGCTCGATCGCCTGGTTGCCGCTTATGGCGAACGCCTGAACCTGATCGACGAAGCCGACAGCCTCAGGAAATCAGCACTCAAACTGGAGGACAGGTCAGAGCAGGTCGCCGAATTTTCCGGCTCGCCCCCCTACCCGACGCGGCGTATCGATGCGCTGCGCGACGAGCTCGATCTGATAAACGACCGCCTCAAGCACCGGAAGTCGAACAAGCGCATTCTGGAAACCCAGAAGCAGTCGTTGATCGAGGCGCAGCGGCGCGCCGGCGAAGCGCTGCGCCTGGCCGAAGACCAACTGGCACGGGCCAAGGACGAGCAGGATATCGAAAAGGGGCGTGGAAACCGGGAACTCGCGGCGCTGCGTCTGCAACTGACCGAGGCCGAATTAATCAATATCGGCATCGGACTCCAGACCACCCAGGACGAGATCCAGGCTTTGGGGCGCTTCATGAAGGAGACCGAGAGCCTGGTCGCACGCGTGCTGCCGCAGCAGAAACTGGACAAGGAGGATCTTGAGGAGCGCCAGGCGAATCTGCGCGCGGCCTTGAGCAAGCTGACCACGGAACTCGATCGTCGGGTTGCCGCCAACACGCGACGGGTGACCGAGCGCGAGCAACTGGTGAAATACCTTGCCAACAAGGGAGAGGATGTCACCGACAACCGTGAACTGAAGCTGGCGGACGAAACACTTGAAACCGACCGCGTCGAGATGATGGCGCTGCACTGGCTGCAAAGCATCCTCCAATACGGCATCGACGGCTGGACGGATCGCTACGTCGCCCTCAACGGTGACGACGCGGCAGCGAGGGCATCCGCCCTCTCCGCCTTGGGCGCGATTAAGACGGAAGTTGATACCAGGACGCCGCTAGTCCGGGAACTTGCATCAGCGGGGCAGGCAGCGATCGATCAACAGGAACTACGCCTGAAGGAAGCCTTGCTCGACTCCGAGGCGACAGCCCGCGAGTCGGCCATTCTCGAGACACTGAAACAGCGTCTGCGGGCTATCCAGCGTGTCGACGTGGCTGGCGAGCGGCTCAATCGGCTGGTCGCACGCTGGCTTGACGATTTCGGGTTTTCCGGCACGCCGGGCGTGCCGCGCGACTGGAAGCTCATCGCGGCGCGCGGCGCCGCGCTAATGAAGCAGGTCTGGAACTTCGAGTTGTTTGCGGTCGAGGATTCGACGGTCGTCGAAGGCAAGACGGTCACGACATCCTATGGAGTGACCATCGGCAAGAGCATCGGCATTCTGCTCCTCTACGTTTTCGCCTACTGGTTGTGCTCCGTGCTCTCGCGCCGCCTGGAGCGCCTCATGGTGAGGCGTTTCGCGTTCGATGAGCAACTGGCCAGCGTCACTCGCCGCTGGATCATGATCGCCGTCTCCGTCGTCCTGATTGTCCTGGTTCTCAATCTGGCGCGTATCCCATTGACCGTATTCGCCTTCATGGGCGGCGCACTGGCCATCGGCATCGGCTTCGGCACCCAGACCATCATCAAGAACGTGATCAGCGGCATCATCATTCTCTTTGAGCGCAAGATCCGCGTCGGCGACATCGTCGCAATCGGCGGCACGACCGGCCACGTCACCGCCGTCGACCTGCGCGCCTCGACGGTGCGCAGTTTTGACGGCATCGAGGCACTGGTGCCGAATTCCACGTTCCTGGAAAACCAAGTCGTCAACTGGACTTACTCGAATTCGCGCATTCGCCGTGAGATCCGCATCGGCATCGCCTACGGATCACCCGTGCACAAGGCCGCCGAGATCATTACCGGCTGCGCCGAGGAGCATGGAGAGGTCATCAAGGATCCCGCGCCTGAAGTCTTTTTCGATGATTTCGCCGACAACGCACTGCTGATGTCTTTGGTCTTCTGGGTCGAGCTGGGCCCGAACATGTCGAGGCGTCGCGTCGACAGCGACTTGCGCTTCATGATGGAAAAGCGCCTGGCGGCTGCCGGGATTTCGATCCCCTTCCCGCAACGCGATGTACATCTCAGCATCGCGGAGTCGGTTCCGGTACGCGTGATGCCAACGTCCGACACGGGGCCCGAGACCAACACGGAACCGCTACCTGGGTGA
- a CDS encoding translocation/assembly module TamB domain-containing protein, producing MKRLIPLLVTTVLLAVTATGGIWLGFSEGGLGMLAHLAASASGGRLSLEQPSGRLVGPLAFARIIWSEPGTEAVIEHLQIDWSPAALLEGRLSIAQVAAARVAIEIAGSDEASAPPAGLRLPLAVDVNNIAISRLDYSKLFSIDDLQAAYLSDGTHHRLTGVRGQFDKTAITGEMTLGVDAPFPVQLSATLSGQIDEQPMRLIVEAAGPLDRIVLKAMAEEGLRGDGQVTLTPFARHSFAEAQLALTDVDPAAWIAGAPLARLTLGAQIKPDERRNGALGGNFNVSNSMAGPLDRQRLPLEGLSGRFDWADDDVRLTGLVARLPGQGQLNGSGNWRNGSLALDLEASAIDAVQLASVLRSTRLNGPISARIGADHQQLSVRLSDTRFVLDAKASHEHGRVSLSRLELAAGEARLTAHGELDTAQDMTFSVAGELVRFDPSRFARVPAATINGTLSATGRLRPHPVVEARFALRDSRFAGQPLAGRGDLVIDWPRIPRADVQLAGGPNTLTARGAFGQPGDSLQVDIDAPALAPYGLDGSLAGHLRLAGTPAQLTLAVDLATPRLGIPGVGRIKEASLLADLGSLPDSPLRIDVRVANFDGVDRPGLIRKLDAHAEGTRRQHRLRVAGDIAGGNVLKMVIEGGVVADAREWQWSGRLLEGSLEARERFRSFALTQPAAIELGAAAWRVGPLLLAGDAWQMRLQADAGTQRLHADVSGHGSRLGNITGQLEATMLDAWTLNRRASWQGALRAEIPDLAWVAELLGETWRSGGRFNGDLKLGGTPEHPLTSGKFRGEELALTMPEQGMRLTNGVLDARLDDNLLRVSQLAFDSQIQPAPPTLQRQAGEVLAEKTARPGRLEITGQMRVDRSSDGATLDLRLDRVGVFQLPGQWILVSGDGNISLIEDALRVRGRLAVDAAFWQLAPMGVPRLSDDVVVKTADNAPAPAAFRPRLDLDVETDLGRNFHFTGLGLEARLAGSVRLRAEGRDLPRASGRIRTQGGRYDAYGQRLEIERGILTFQGLLDNPAIDALAVRRGLAVEAGVQISGTAQRPIVRLFSDPDVPDVEKLSWLVLGHGPEQGGAGTAGLLLSAAGSMFGNDSGGLMRQIKQGFGIDEFSVRQGGLGDSGGRQIGSRVVGGSFNTASSTGDQIVSVGRRLSRDVLLSYDQALGRAGSVVKLTVNLNRQVSLVARAGTDNALDMLYTITFGGPAPRAKRDGSPR from the coding sequence ATGAAGCGCCTCATCCCGCTCCTCGTCACGACCGTCTTGCTCGCTGTCACGGCCACCGGCGGCATCTGGCTGGGTTTCAGTGAAGGCGGGCTGGGTATGCTCGCCCACCTTGCCGCTTCCGCGAGCGGCGGCCGGTTGAGCCTCGAACAGCCGTCAGGCCGTCTCGTTGGCCCGCTGGCATTTGCGCGCATCATCTGGAGCGAGCCGGGGACAGAAGCCGTCATCGAACACCTGCAGATCGACTGGTCGCCCGCCGCGCTGCTGGAAGGGCGGCTGTCCATCGCGCAAGTGGCCGCCGCCCGGGTGGCGATCGAGATCGCCGGTTCGGACGAAGCAAGCGCACCACCGGCCGGATTGCGCCTGCCGCTCGCGGTCGACGTCAACAATATCGCCATTTCCCGCCTTGATTACAGCAAGCTGTTCAGCATTGACGACTTGCAGGCCGCTTATCTCAGCGATGGCACGCATCACCGGCTGACAGGAGTGCGCGGCCAGTTCGACAAGACTGCCATTACCGGCGAGATGACGCTGGGCGTCGATGCGCCGTTTCCCGTGCAGTTGAGCGCGACGCTTTCCGGTCAGATCGACGAACAGCCGATGCGCCTGATCGTGGAGGCTGCCGGCCCGCTCGACCGCATTGTCTTGAAGGCAATGGCAGAGGAAGGATTGCGCGGCGACGGGCAGGTCACGCTGACCCCGTTCGCCCGCCATTCCTTCGCCGAGGCGCAACTCGCGCTGACCGATGTCGATCCCGCTGCCTGGATTGCCGGCGCGCCGCTTGCCCGCCTGACGCTGGGCGCCCAGATCAAGCCGGACGAGCGGCGGAATGGCGCACTGGGCGGTAATTTCAATGTGAGCAACAGCATGGCCGGCCCGCTCGATCGCCAGCGCCTGCCGCTGGAAGGCCTGAGTGGCCGTTTCGACTGGGCGGATGACGACGTCCGTCTCACAGGCCTCGTCGCCCGCCTGCCGGGTCAGGGCCAGCTGAACGGCAGTGGCAACTGGCGGAACGGCAGCCTTGCTCTTGATCTCGAAGCCAGCGCCATCGATGCCGTGCAACTGGCGAGCGTGTTGCGGTCGACCCGTCTGAACGGGCCGATTTCAGCCCGCATCGGCGCCGATCATCAGCAGTTGTCAGTCAGGCTGAGCGACACCCGCTTCGTGCTCGATGCCAAGGCCAGTCATGAACACGGCCGGGTGAGTCTGTCACGTCTCGAACTGGCGGCCGGTGAGGCGCGGCTGACGGCACACGGCGAACTGGATACTGCGCAAGACATGACGTTTTCGGTTGCTGGCGAACTGGTGCGCTTCGATCCCAGTCGCTTTGCGCGGGTACCGGCAGCGACGATCAATGGCACCCTTTCTGCTACCGGCCGCCTGCGGCCCCATCCCGTCGTCGAGGCGCGGTTTGCCCTGCGTGACAGCCGGTTTGCCGGCCAGCCGCTGGCCGGGCGCGGCGATCTCGTCATCGACTGGCCGCGCATTCCGCGCGCCGATGTGCAACTGGCAGGCGGACCGAACACGCTGACCGCGCGTGGTGCCTTCGGCCAGCCCGGCGACAGCCTGCAGGTCGACATCGACGCCCCGGCGCTGGCGCCCTACGGGCTGGACGGCAGCCTTGCCGGCCATCTCCGACTGGCCGGCACGCCGGCGCAGCTGACGCTGGCCGTCGACTTGGCGACGCCGCGCCTTGGTATTCCGGGTGTCGGACGCATCAAGGAGGCCAGCCTGCTGGCCGATCTCGGCAGCCTGCCGGACAGTCCGCTCAGGATCGATGTGCGGGTGGCGAATTTCGATGGTGTCGACCGGCCGGGACTGATCAGGAAGCTTGACGCGCATGCCGAGGGCACGCGCCGCCAGCATCGTCTGCGGGTCGCGGGAGACATCGCCGGCGGCAATGTCCTGAAGATGGTCATCGAAGGGGGAGTTGTCGCTGATGCCAGGGAGTGGCAGTGGTCGGGCCGGCTGCTCGAAGGCAGCCTGGAGGCCAGGGAGCGCTTTCGTTCGTTCGCGCTGACCCAGCCTGCGGCGATCGAGTTGGGCGCCGCAGCCTGGCGCGTCGGTCCGCTGCTGCTCGCCGGCGACGCCTGGCAAATGCGCCTGCAAGCCGATGCCGGCACGCAGCGCCTGCATGCTGACGTCAGCGGTCACGGCTCGCGCCTGGGCAACATCACCGGCCAGTTGGAGGCGACGATGCTGGATGCCTGGACGCTCAATCGGCGAGCCTCCTGGCAAGGCGCGTTGCGCGCTGAAATCCCCGATCTTGCGTGGGTCGCCGAGTTGCTGGGTGAAACCTGGAGGAGCGGTGGCCGCTTCAACGGTGATCTGAAGCTGGGCGGCACCCCCGAACATCCGCTGACATCCGGGAAATTCCGCGGCGAGGAACTGGCCCTGACGATGCCGGAGCAGGGAATGCGCCTGACCAACGGGGTGCTCGATGCAAGGCTCGACGACAACCTGTTGCGCGTCAGCCAACTGGCTTTCGACAGTCAGATCCAGCCGGCGCCACCTACCCTGCAAAGACAGGCCGGCGAGGTGTTGGCGGAGAAAACGGCGCGCCCTGGACGCCTTGAAATTACCGGTCAAATGCGTGTTGACCGCAGCAGTGACGGAGCCACTCTGGATCTGCGCCTGGACCGCGTCGGTGTCTTCCAGCTCCCCGGTCAGTGGATTCTCGTTTCCGGGGATGGCAATATTTCCTTGATTGAGGATGCGCTGCGCGTTCGCGGGCGCCTGGCGGTCGATGCCGCCTTCTGGCAGTTGGCGCCGATGGGCGTCCCACGGCTTTCCGACGATGTCGTGGTCAAGACTGCAGATAATGCGCCGGCGCCGGCTGCATTCCGGCCACGGCTCGATCTTGACGTGGAGACTGATCTTGGCAGGAATTTCCACTTCACTGGCCTCGGCCTCGAAGCCCGTCTTGCCGGTAGTGTCCGCTTGCGCGCCGAGGGCCGCGACCTGCCACGGGCGAGCGGCAGGATACGCACGCAGGGTGGGCGCTACGATGCTTACGGCCAGCGACTCGAGATCGAGCGCGGCATCCTGACCTTCCAGGGCCTGCTCGACAATCCGGCGATTGACGCGCTGGCGGTCCGTCGCGGGCTGGCGGTGGAAGCCGGCGTCCAGATCAGCGGTACGGCACAAAGGCCCATCGTCCGGCTGTTTTCCGACCCCGATGTACCGGATGTCGAAAAGTTGAGTTGGCTGGTCCTCGGCCACGGCCCGGAGCAGGGGGGCGCCGGTACCGCCGGGCTCCTGCTTTCGGCGGCCGGCAGCATGTTCGGCAACGACTCGGGCGGCCTCATGCGGCAAATCAAGCAAGGCTTCGGCATCGACGAATTCAGCGTGCGCCAGGGAGGGCTCGGCGACAGCGGCGGGCGCCAGATCGGCAGCCGGGTCGTTGGTGGCAGCTTCAACACGGCGTCGAGTACCGGCGATCAAATAGTCAGCGTCGGCCGGCGCTTGTCGAGGGATGTTCTGCTTTCCTACGATCAGGCGCTGGGCCGCGCTGGCAGTGTGGTCAAACTGACTGTCAATCTCAATCGCCAGGTATCGCTGGTCGCTCGCGCCGGCACCGATAACGCCCTGGACATGCTGTACACGATCACCTTCGGCGGGCCGGCGCCGCGCGCGAAGCGGGACGGCTCACCCAGGTAG
- a CDS encoding outer membrane protein assembly factor: MSHVVRRLLPLVLIVLAPLVSAGGPDLRAPEEIADLLTPFLPDETAPGAGGQARLKGLISGILSTEGYFSPQIEFVEVDGDLRIDVDPGPRTLISAVDVAVDGPLEAKTRQELIAGWGLPVGQPFRQQDWNNAKQRVLSSLLAENHAGARLVDSEAVIDPATREARLMARYDSGPPFRFGELRIEGLERYPASLVERHNLTVRPGAPFREADLNALQTALQSTPQFRSVLVSIDRDTPPDAEGIVTAPVIVRLSERPAHRLSFGAGVSSNTGFRVETNFQTADLFGQAWELNSGLRIEQKKQTAYADVLFPPDAGQRRDSVGAMAQATNIEGLRTERIAVGGQRLWRRDELEYRLSLTWQLERLMPDGAAESLSRALVPNLALVWRRLDDPFNTRDGIVLQGEIGAASKALMSDQNFVRLYGRYQQFFPLGRLDTLTLRGEIGYTIAESRDGIPQEYVFRTGGTGTVRGYSFQSLGVSEGSATVGGRYMATASAEYTHWLDEQWGIAAFVDAGNAVDELSNVSLAVGYGVGGRWRTPAGPIGIDLAYGQRDQSFQVHFSLAIPF, translated from the coding sequence CTGTCGCACGTCGTCCGACGTCTGCTCCCGCTTGTCCTGATCGTTCTTGCTCCGCTGGTGTCGGCGGGTGGGCCTGACTTGCGCGCGCCTGAAGAAATTGCCGACCTGCTGACGCCTTTCCTGCCCGATGAAACGGCGCCCGGGGCTGGCGGACAGGCCAGACTGAAAGGGCTCATCAGCGGGATACTGTCCACCGAAGGCTATTTCTCACCGCAAATCGAATTCGTCGAGGTCGATGGCGATTTACGCATCGATGTCGACCCCGGCCCACGTACCCTGATCAGTGCCGTCGATGTTGCGGTCGACGGGCCACTGGAGGCAAAAACACGGCAGGAACTGATCGCCGGCTGGGGGCTTCCGGTCGGCCAGCCGTTTCGCCAGCAGGACTGGAACAATGCCAAGCAACGGGTGCTCTCCAGCCTGCTGGCCGAGAACCATGCCGGCGCTCGCCTCGTGGACAGCGAGGCGGTGATTGACCCGGCAACCCGTGAAGCGCGCCTGATGGCCCGCTATGACAGCGGCCCGCCCTTCCGCTTCGGCGAGTTGCGGATCGAGGGGCTGGAGCGCTACCCGGCATCGCTGGTCGAGCGCCATAACCTGACGGTCCGCCCGGGCGCACCCTTTCGCGAAGCCGATCTCAATGCTTTGCAGACGGCACTGCAGTCGACGCCCCAGTTCAGATCGGTTCTGGTCAGCATTGATCGTGACACGCCGCCAGATGCCGAAGGGATCGTGACCGCGCCGGTTATCGTGCGCTTGAGCGAGCGTCCGGCGCACCGTCTGTCCTTCGGCGCCGGTGTCAGCTCCAACACCGGCTTCCGGGTCGAAACAAATTTTCAGACGGCCGATCTCTTCGGGCAGGCCTGGGAGCTAAATTCGGGTCTGCGCATCGAGCAGAAAAAGCAGACTGCCTATGCCGATGTTCTCTTCCCGCCCGATGCCGGGCAGCGGCGCGATAGTGTCGGCGCCATGGCGCAGGCCACCAATATCGAGGGCTTGCGCACCGAGCGCATCGCTGTCGGCGGCCAGCGACTGTGGCGGCGGGATGAACTGGAATACCGTCTCTCGCTGACCTGGCAACTCGAACGACTGATGCCGGATGGCGCGGCGGAAAGTCTCAGCCGGGCCCTGGTCCCGAACCTCGCGCTGGTCTGGCGCCGTCTCGACGATCCCTTCAACACGCGCGACGGCATCGTGCTGCAAGGTGAGATCGGTGCGGCGAGCAAGGCGCTGATGTCGGACCAGAACTTCGTTCGCCTGTACGGGCGCTATCAGCAGTTCTTTCCGCTCGGCCGACTGGATACCCTGACCTTGCGTGGCGAAATCGGCTACACCATCGCCGAATCGCGCGACGGCATTCCGCAGGAATATGTATTCCGCACCGGCGGCACCGGCACGGTGCGTGGCTACAGCTTCCAGAGCCTCGGGGTCAGTGAGGGCTCGGCCACCGTCGGCGGCCGCTATATGGCGACAGCCAGTGCGGAATATACCCACTGGCTGGACGAACAATGGGGGATCGCCGCCTTCGTGGATGCCGGCAATGCCGTCGACGAACTGAGCAATGTCAGCCTTGCGGTCGGCTATGGCGTTGGCGGCCGCTGGCGAACTCCGGCCGGACCGATTGGTATCGATCTCGCCTACGGCCAGCGCGACCAGTCGTTCCAGGTGCACTTCTCGCTGGCGATTCCGTTCTGA
- a CDS encoding site-specific recombinase encodes MSMIEKLTGWFRGRRKSPEDRLAVTLEAFRDPAADTLDLIRRLIAYIRPRGRRDTGAGERYGAILARIEGDTDLLLAFRGHFVHFIASRRLVTFFTDSGILPGTGFFSEWWRILGDRLLPEAPDERRLKDCLHVIYDRPDDWRWQTQIPPEYSQRLWALLAPEDAARSIDWRGIEEQVLDAVLLLAHRISGLGVEAELMRASPGFEDDLPRFVALSAEALVFVNALRAALDDPASAADNGSQLLVIADQCQSTLQGIRKRALTVGTSLHLSYLLARSEQCLERLRKLVAILAAANGSTAPSAAIAAWAGFAHDAFLAENRRNSLGRYMTQLSGLLAVRVTENAARSGEHYICETAGDYRQMWRSAAGAGVLIGAMALLKIFAAGLHAPLFVEAFLFSMIYGLGFVLIYLLGMTVATKQPAMTAQTLAGLLGEVHPNRQAELDGLVDVVAAVCRSQLAAMAGNVVMALPVAIAIGFWLGQIEGQPVVTLEKGAHLIGDLDPLGWALPHAAIAGFYLFLSGLITGYFDNRAAYSDIGTRIARLRWLRRLVGRERAASIGAYIHGHLGGIMGNFLFGCMLGSTGVVGIILGLPLDIRHIAFSSANLGYALIGFDFALPFKAILWAVLGVALIGLTNLAVSFALALRTALGARGVRFGHWGALIKAIWARFRSAPRSFVMPPQGATTGGHG; translated from the coding sequence ATGTCAATGATCGAGAAGCTGACCGGCTGGTTCCGGGGTCGTCGGAAATCCCCGGAAGATCGCCTGGCTGTCACGCTCGAAGCGTTTCGCGACCCCGCCGCCGATACACTTGATCTGATCCGCCGGCTGATTGCCTATATCCGCCCGAGAGGCCGCCGCGATACCGGGGCGGGTGAGCGCTACGGGGCGATTCTGGCCCGCATCGAGGGCGATACCGACCTGCTTCTGGCGTTTCGCGGCCATTTCGTGCATTTCATCGCTAGCCGCCGTCTCGTCACATTTTTCACCGACAGCGGCATCCTGCCCGGTACGGGTTTCTTTTCCGAATGGTGGCGCATTCTGGGTGACCGGCTGTTACCGGAAGCGCCCGACGAGCGGCGGCTTAAGGACTGTCTGCACGTTATTTACGACCGGCCCGATGACTGGCGCTGGCAGACACAGATTCCGCCCGAATATTCGCAGCGTCTATGGGCGCTGCTGGCGCCCGAGGACGCTGCGCGCAGCATCGACTGGCGGGGAATCGAGGAGCAGGTTCTCGATGCGGTATTGCTCCTCGCCCATCGCATAAGCGGCCTCGGGGTCGAGGCGGAGCTGATGCGCGCTTCACCTGGCTTCGAAGATGATCTGCCGCGCTTCGTCGCGCTGTCTGCCGAGGCCCTGGTTTTCGTCAATGCCCTGCGCGCGGCGCTCGACGACCCGGCGAGCGCGGCCGACAACGGTAGCCAGTTGCTGGTCATCGCCGACCAGTGCCAGAGTACGCTGCAAGGTATCCGCAAGCGGGCACTGACGGTTGGCACCAGCTTGCATCTCAGTTATCTGCTCGCGCGCAGCGAACAATGCCTGGAGCGGCTGCGCAAACTGGTGGCGATTCTGGCGGCCGCCAATGGGTCGACCGCGCCCAGCGCCGCCATTGCGGCTTGGGCGGGGTTCGCGCACGATGCCTTCCTCGCCGAGAACCGCCGTAACAGCCTGGGCCGTTATATGACGCAGCTCTCCGGCCTGCTGGCGGTCAGGGTGACCGAGAACGCGGCACGTTCCGGCGAACATTACATCTGCGAAACCGCGGGCGATTACCGGCAGATGTGGCGTTCAGCGGCCGGGGCCGGCGTACTGATCGGCGCCATGGCGTTGCTGAAGATCTTCGCGGCGGGCCTGCACGCGCCGCTGTTTGTCGAGGCCTTCCTGTTCAGCATGATCTATGGTCTTGGCTTCGTTCTCATCTACCTGCTCGGGATGACCGTCGCCACCAAGCAGCCGGCGATGACCGCCCAGACGCTGGCCGGCCTGCTCGGCGAGGTCCACCCGAACCGCCAGGCCGAGCTCGACGGGCTGGTCGACGTGGTTGCGGCGGTCTGCCGCAGCCAGTTGGCGGCGATGGCCGGCAACGTCGTCATGGCGCTGCCGGTGGCCATCGCCATCGGTTTCTGGCTCGGCCAGATCGAAGGCCAGCCGGTGGTCACGCTGGAGAAGGGCGCCCACCTGATCGGCGACCTTGATCCATTGGGCTGGGCGCTTCCGCATGCGGCGATCGCCGGCTTCTACCTCTTCCTGTCCGGCCTGATCACCGGCTATTTCGACAATCGCGCGGCCTACAGCGACATCGGCACCCGCATCGCCCGCCTGCGCTGGCTGCGGCGGTTGGTGGGCAGGGAGCGGGCTGCCAGCATCGGTGCCTACATCCACGGCCACCTGGGCGGTATCATGGGCAACTTCCTGTTCGGCTGCATGCTCGGGTCGACCGGCGTCGTCGGCATCATTCTCGGCCTGCCGCTGGATATCCGGCACATCGCCTTCTCGTCGGCCAACCTCGGCTACGCATTGATCGGATTCGATTTCGCCCTGCCGTTCAAGGCAATTCTCTGGGCGGTACTCGGCGTCGCGCTGATCGGACTGACCAATCTGGCGGTCAGTTTTGCGCTGGCGCTGCGTACCGCGCTCGGCGCCCGTGGCGTTCGCTTCGGGCACTGGGGCGCGTTGATCAAGGCGATCTGGGCGCGTTTCCGCAGCGCCCCGCGGAGTTTCGTAATGCCACCTCAGGGCGCGACAACCGGCGGTCACGGTTAA
- the trpC gene encoding indole-3-glycerol phosphate synthase TrpC: MASDILERIIATKRDEIVAAAAARPLAVLDAEALAQDAPRDFVGAIRSRIVGGRPAVIAEIKKASPSKGVIRPDFQPAEIARSYAQHGAACLSVLTDRQYFQGAPEYLQAARAACALPVLRKDFMVDRYQVAEARAMGADCILLIAAALSLPEMQALEAQAHGYHMAVLVEVHNGEELDAALQLKTPLLGINNRNLRTFEVSLDTTLSLLGRIPADRIVVTESGILGPEDVARMRASGVHAFLVGEAFMRAPSPGEKLARLFA; the protein is encoded by the coding sequence ATGGCCAGCGACATCCTCGAACGGATTATCGCCACCAAGCGCGACGAAATCGTCGCTGCCGCTGCGGCCAGACCACTGGCCGTCCTTGACGCCGAGGCGTTGGCACAAGATGCGCCGCGCGACTTCGTCGGAGCCATCCGTAGTCGGATTGTCGGCGGTCGACCGGCAGTTATTGCCGAAATCAAGAAGGCTAGCCCGTCGAAAGGTGTCATTCGCCCGGATTTTCAGCCGGCCGAGATCGCCCGCAGCTATGCGCAGCATGGTGCCGCCTGCCTGTCGGTGCTGACCGACCGCCAGTATTTCCAGGGCGCGCCGGAATACCTGCAGGCCGCCCGCGCGGCCTGCGCGTTGCCGGTGCTGCGCAAGGATTTCATGGTCGACCGCTATCAGGTCGCCGAAGCGCGCGCCATGGGGGCCGACTGCATCCTGCTCATCGCCGCCGCGCTGAGCCTCCCCGAGATGCAGGCGCTGGAAGCGCAGGCCCACGGCTACCACATGGCGGTGCTGGTCGAGGTCCACAACGGCGAAGAACTCGACGCCGCACTGCAACTGAAAACACCGCTGCTCGGCATCAACAATCGCAACCTGCGCACTTTCGAGGTGTCGCTCGACACGACGCTAAGCCTGCTCGGGCGCATTCCGGCGGATCGTATCGTTGTCACCGAAAGTGGAATTCTCGGACCGGAAGACGTGGCCCGGATGCGCGCCAGTGGCGTCCATGCCTTCCTGGTTGGCGAAGCGTTCATGCGGGCGCCGTCGCCTGGCGAAAAACTGGCGCGCCTCTTTGCCTGA